The Candidatus Taylorbacteria bacterium genome contains the following window.
GATGAATTCGCTTTTTCTCCTATCCAGCTGTTTTACTTCTGTAATATCCTCTATCCAGACCAAAAAATTCGCACGGGCGCCTTTCTCATCTAAAAGCGTTATGAAAGAAAGCTTGTAGATTTTGCCGTCAACATCAATCTCGGGCACGACAAAGGGCGCACCACGGTCGCTTTTCCCAAATGATTCCTCAACGGCATAGTTCTCAAACTTTCTTCCAAATGCCTCTTCGATAACTTCCTCATTGTTTTCCTCATTAGACAGTCCTAAAATTTCCCTGCATTTTCGATTTATAAATATGAGGTGCATATTGCTGTCGAGAAGCTTGGCTCCTTCAAACATGTTTTCGGTAACAATGCTAAGTTTGTTCTTTTCGTCCTCGAGCTCTTTCGTCCTCTCCTGCACAATCAAATCCACCTTCTCTTTTTCTTTCAAAACATCTTGTGTCCTCTGATTCACGGTTTCCTCAAGCTCCCCGTGACTGATAAAAGCCAGACGCTCACTTTCTAAAATCCCCGGTGGCATAACATCAAGAAATTTAGAAATAATCTTATAGTTATAGTGATCGCTTACGATTCGAAATACTTCCGACGCAAGCGCCTTGGCATTTTTTTCACCTTCGGAGTCCAGTATCTCCAGATAAAAAGCGGTGTACAAATTTTTAAATATCGAAATAATTGCCGAAAGTTCCTTCCGATCATTTTGTTTGACTCGGGAATTAAATTCGTCGTAGTCGAGCTCGTCATGTTCAATAATAATGCCCGCATTACTGGAATCTCTTCCAAGAATCTGTTCTGCTTTTTTTCTGCCCGCATGTGAATCTACGGCGTGAAAAAAGTGTTGCAAAAAAATCTCATAAAAATAAAGAGATTGCTCCACTTCATCCAAGAATAAGAGCTCACATGCGAGAGGAAGCGATTTGATGTCGATATTTTTAACTATATCCTCACGTAATTCCTCTTTAGAATAAACTCTTTTGACGATGAGGGGCTTATTCTCCACAATAAAATCTTCAAACAGAAAAAAAGTTCGCACGCTTACTAAGTCGCGCTCCAGCCCGTGCAGTCCGTCAATTTTCTTTTCGTCTTTGAGCAGGGGAGAAATGAGGTCTTTCTCGACCACTATGTCTCCGAGAAATGCAAAGAGCGAATGAATTGACCTTAGTTCGCCTTCCAACTCGGTTTGAGAGCCCTTTCCAAATACTGATTTCACTCTTTCGAGAAATGCCATAGTGCCGATACTATACCATTTTGACTCTCAACACTCAATCGACTTTGCCGTCCCCGCAACGGTAGAAAACTAGATTATTTTCCTCTCCGCATACGTTATAATCTTGCTATATCAAGATTATAACGTATGCGGGAAATTTCTCCTTTTACAGTAGGGCTACTCTAATTTGCGTTCCTTCCCCTAGCATTTTTTTAATACGGCACCTCCGTTCCGAAGCCAAGCTTCGGTCTCGTTGGAGAAGCAAAAGATTTTCCGTTAAAACTCTTTTTCGCGGAACTTCATCTCTTTTGAGACTTTTTGCTGTTTCCATCCAATTTCTTCTTTAACGCAATAATTTCATCGCGGAGCAATGCTGCCGACTCGAAATCAAGCTCCCGCACCGCTTCATTCATCTGCTTTTCCTTTTCGGAAATAAGTTTCTTCGGATCCTTATCGAAGATTGCTTTATCAATTTTCAAAAGTTCGCCAACGGCCTTTTCGTGCTCGCTTCGAAGTTCTTCCGTGATATCCTTTATATTTTTTTTGATAGTCTGAGGAGTAATTCCGTGCTCGGTATTGTATTTCACCTGCAATTTTCTTCTCCTGTCAGTTTCCCCCAAAGCTCTCTCCATCGATCCGGTTATTGAATCGGCATAGAGAATGACTCGTCCGTTTACATTCCGAGCCGCCCGTCCGATTGTTTGAATAAGTGCGGTTTCGGAGCGCAAAAAACCTTCCTTATCGGCATCAAGAATTCCAATAAATTCGACTTCCGGCAAATCAAGACCCTCGCGCAAAAGATTTACTCCCACAATACAGTCGAATTTACCCTTCCGAAATTCCGTGAGAATCTGAATGCGCTCCATAGTTTTTACATCGCTGTGAAGATACTCCGCTTTGATCTTTTTTTCCTTGAGGTACTCGGAAAGATCCTCCGCCATTTTTTTTGTGAGAGTTGTAGCAATCACCCTTCCCCCATTTTTTATTGTGAGTTCTGCTTCATGAATAAAGTCATATATTTGCCCCGGATATTCGCCTTTTTCAATGATTGGCCTCACCGAAACTTCAGGGTCAATGAGGCCTGTAGGGCGGATTACTTGCTCAACAACAAGTTCGCTTTTTTCATATTCAAATTTTCCCGGCGTCGCCGATGTATAGATAAGCTGGCCAACATTCTCCATGAATTCCGCAAACTTTAAAGGACGATTGTCTTTCGCAGAAGGCAGACGAAAACCGTGCTCAACCAAGTTCTCCTTCCTCGACGCATCCCCGGCAAACATTCCATGAAGTTGCGGGACAGTAACGTGGGACTCGTCAATAATGGTGAGAAATTCCGGACCTCCGTCTCGATTGTGCGGAAAGTAAGAGAGTAAAGTGTCCGGAGCTACTCCGGGCATTTTTCCCGAAAAGTGCCTCGAGTAATTTTCAATTCCGTTGCAATAGCCGATCTCACGGATCATCGCGAGGTCATACGAGGTTCTTCTTTTGAGCCTCTCGGCCTCAAGAATCTTCCCTTTCGAAGCAAATTGCTTTAATTGTTCGTCAAGCTCGGCTTGAATGCCCCCGATGACATTTTTCAGGTTCGTCGGGTCAGTGATAAAATGTTTCGCGGGAAAAAGATAAAACATCTTCATCGTCTCAATGATTTTTCTTGTTATGGCGTCAATCTTGGTAATCGAAACGATAACTGATTTTCCATTTTTGTCGGAAAATTCGATGCGATAAATTACCCTTTCATTTACGGGCATAATCTCGATAGTATTTCCAAGCGCCCGAAAATTCCCCGGGTTCAAGTCGGCAATCGTCCTATCAAAGTGAATGGTGATGAGTTTTCTTAAGAATTCTCCCCGAGTTATTTCCGAGCCACTCTCGATTTTCATATTCACTTTCTCGTATTCGTCCGGACTGCCAAGCCCATAAATGCAGGAAACAGTGGCCACAATAATGACGTCTTCTCGGGAGAGCAGAGCCTGCGTAGAAGCGTGGCGCAAGCGGTCAATTTCTTCGTTAATCTGGGCTTCCTTTTCAATGTAGGTGTCGGTAACGGGAAGATAGGCTTCCGGCTGGTAGTAATCGTAATAAGACACGAAATAGTGAACAGAGTTTTGTGGAAAAAATTCCTTGTACTCCTGCGCGAGCTGGGCGGCAAGCGTCTTATTGTGAGCAATAACCAAAGTCGGCTTCTGTATTTGCTGTACTACATTTGCAACTGAAAAAGTTTTCCCG
Protein-coding sequences here:
- a CDS encoding ATP-binding protein, producing MAFLERVKSVFGKGSQTELEGELRSIHSLFAFLGDIVVEKDLISPLLKDEKKIDGLHGLERDLVSVRTFFLFEDFIVENKPLIVKRVYSKEELREDIVKNIDIKSLPLACELLFLDEVEQSLYFYEIFLQHFFHAVDSHAGRKKAEQILGRDSSNAGIIIEHDELDYDEFNSRVKQNDRKELSAIISIFKNLYTAFYLEILDSEGEKNAKALASEVFRIVSDHYNYKIISKFLDVMPPGILESERLAFISHGELEETVNQRTQDVLKEKEKVDLIVQERTKELEDEKNKLSIVTENMFEGAKLLDSNMHLIFINRKCREILGLSNEENNEEVIEEAFGRKFENYAVEESFGKSDRGAPFVVPEIDVDGKIYKLSFITLLDEKGARANFLVWIEDITEVKQLDRRKSEFISVAAHQLRTPLSGLKWTLGMIASGDLGPLSPDQKAFLEKSYDSNERMIALVNDLLNANRLESQKFQYNFATADIQELFDSVLFDMHHEAMRRDITISLEPVAEKLPPVYVDVEKIRQVCQNLLENSIKYTMKGGFIKIHLSKEGEFVLISITDNGIGIPKDQYGSIFTRFFRGTNASKLETDGTGLGLFVVKNLIEKHGGKVWFESEVDRGTVFYFTLPIAK
- the uvrB gene encoding excinuclease ABC subunit UvrB; the protein is MKKLFKLKSPFKPAGDQPKAIEKLVLGVKKGMRHQTLLGVTGSGKTFSVANVVQQIQKPTLVIAHNKTLAAQLAQEYKEFFPQNSVHYFVSYYDYYQPEAYLPVTDTYIEKEAQINEEIDRLRHASTQALLSREDVIIVATVSCIYGLGSPDEYEKVNMKIESGSEITRGEFLRKLITIHFDRTIADLNPGNFRALGNTIEIMPVNERVIYRIEFSDKNGKSVIVSITKIDAITRKIIETMKMFYLFPAKHFITDPTNLKNVIGGIQAELDEQLKQFASKGKILEAERLKRRTSYDLAMIREIGYCNGIENYSRHFSGKMPGVAPDTLLSYFPHNRDGGPEFLTIIDESHVTVPQLHGMFAGDASRKENLVEHGFRLPSAKDNRPLKFAEFMENVGQLIYTSATPGKFEYEKSELVVEQVIRPTGLIDPEVSVRPIIEKGEYPGQIYDFIHEAELTIKNGGRVIATTLTKKMAEDLSEYLKEKKIKAEYLHSDVKTMERIQILTEFRKGKFDCIVGVNLLREGLDLPEVEFIGILDADKEGFLRSETALIQTIGRAARNVNGRVILYADSITGSMERALGETDRRRKLQVKYNTEHGITPQTIKKNIKDITEELRSEHEKAVGELLKIDKAIFDKDPKKLISEKEKQMNEAVRELDFESAALLRDEIIALKKKLDGNSKKSQKR